The sequence GCTCTTATAATCTGGAGGGGGGCCCTGATTCCACCAGCTTACGCTGGTGGCAAGAGACTGACGCCCCTTCGGGGCTGGACGGCAACGGCAAACGGCCTGTCGAGCGGGACGCTCGGCCTTCGCGTCCGGCAGGACGCCCGGCCGCAGGCCCTCAGCCCCGTGCTTCAGCGCGGGGCACCAACCCGGGGCATCGATCCGGGGCATCAACCCGGGGCACCGACGACCTACGCGTCCTGGTCGGCGGATGTCGGCCTTCGCGTCCGGCAGGACGCCCGGCCGCAGGCCCCTAGCCCCGGGTTTCAACCCGGGGCGCCAACCCGGGGCGCGTCAATCCGGGTTTCAACCCGGGGCATCGACTACAGCCTCCGCAAGGCATCCACCGGGTCCAGCTTCGCCGCTCTGCTCGAAGCCGCAAGACCCGCAATCGCCCCGATCAACAGCGCCATCCCAAGACCCAGCAGGAAAACTGCCGGCTGCGGATCCGTGGACAGGCGCAAGGCAAGCGGTGCCGGGGTCGTCGAACACGGCGGAAAGCTGGTAAGCGATGCCGGCAATTCAAGCTCCGCCATGCGCCCGTATGCCCAGCCTGCGATACTCCCCAGCACGCTGCCGATCACCCCGCCGATCAATGCCGCATACACCGCTTCCACCACGAATAACCGGGCGACGTCCGCATTGCGCCAACCGATGGCCTTCATCAGGCCGACTTCATCCACCCGTTGGGCCACATTGTCCAGAGCATTACGCACCAGGATCAGCAAAGCGAAAAACAGGACGAATCCGGAGATCGCCAGGAGGGAATGGCGGGTCACGGAAGCCAATGCTGCAGTGCCCGCGTCCACATCGCTCTCCGTGGTGATGCTCACGTTCTGGCCGATCAACTGAGACGCCAGCTCACTCACCCGCTCGGTGCCTTTCGCATGAGCCAGGGAGACGAAAATGGTGTCCACCACTTCACCCTGCCCGAGAAGCTCCTGGGCGGTGGCCAGGGGGATGAAAGCTTCCGCGCCGGCAATGCGCGCCGAGGCGCTCACATCCAGGAGCGCCACCACTTCGAACTTGTGCTCCAGCCCCAGGGGGATATAGTCGCCCACCGTCAGCCCCTTGGCCTTCGCATAGTCCTCGGTGATCATCGCATGGTAATCGTCATTGGGCACGAGATAGCGGCCCTTGGTCACGGCGCAGCAGGTCTCGTCCTCGCCCACTTCCTCACGGGTGGCGATACGCACCGGGCCGATGGTCTTCTTCGAGGGGTCAATGCCCGCGACAACCGTAGGTTGGAGAGCCTTGCCGCCGATCATGGGCAGGCCCTGGCTATCCTCCTGCATCGCCGTCCCGCCGGGTTTTGGGAAACCCAGGTCGCTGCCCCCGGCCGATGGGGCGGCATTCTCGTCAATGTGAAAGGCCCACAGTTCCAGGACCCCGGTGGCCTCTTGGACCGCTTCGTCTTCGGCCAGCTTTGCGACCACATCGGCGGGGATGGTGGCGAGGTCCTTGGGGAGCTTGATGATGCTGAAGGGGCAGGCCTTGACCCGCTTCTGAATGACCATATCGGCGCCGGCGGCATCCAAAGAGGAGGCCACGGCCTGTTCCACG is a genomic window of Armatimonadota bacterium containing:
- a CDS encoding ABC transporter permease, yielding MLLQYAWKGFWRRRTRSMLAIIGIVLSVGLLVAVVTITRSVEQAVASSLDAAGADMVIQKRVKACPFSIIKLPKDLATIPADVVAKLAEDEAVQEATGVLELWAFHIDENAAPSAGGSDLGFPKPGGTAMQEDSQGLPMIGGKALQPTVVAGIDPSKKTIGPVRIATREEVGEDETCCAVTKGRYLVPNDDYHAMITEDYAKAKGLTVGDYIPLGLEHKFEVVALLDVSASARIAGAEAFIPLATAQELLGQGEVVDTIFVSLAHAKGTERVSELASQLIGQNVSITTESDVDAGTAALASVTRHSLLAISGFVLFFALLILVRNALDNVAQRVDEVGLMKAIGWRNADVARLFVVEAVYAALIGGVIGSVLGSIAGWAYGRMAELELPASLTSFPPCSTTPAPLALRLSTDPQPAVFLLGLGMALLIGAIAGLAASSRAAKLDPVDALRRL